The Pseudarthrobacter psychrotolerans genome includes a region encoding these proteins:
- a CDS encoding sugar phosphate isomerase/epimerase, which translates to MTSSIASQLAAAPISWGVCEAENWGFQLSPERVFQEMKDLGIKATEFGPRGFLPIDPQPRAEMLRRFALTAIGGFFPSVLHQEGQDPLPAIEDELDAFEAAGATVLVISADSGAVSYDEKQELTDAQWKVFGANLEEAIKRAADRGIRAVLHPHVGTMIESAAAVRRLLNDTGADICLDTGHLLIGGTDPLELVREFASRVGHAHLKDVNADLARQVGRGERGFTDGVKAGMFVPLGQGDCRIAEIVAELQTVKYAGWYVMEQDTILSAEPEGEGPAGDVRASVDFLLGL; encoded by the coding sequence ATGACTTCTTCCATCGCCAGCCAGCTCGCCGCCGCTCCCATCTCCTGGGGGGTGTGTGAGGCGGAGAACTGGGGGTTCCAGCTTTCGCCCGAACGCGTTTTTCAGGAGATGAAAGACCTGGGCATCAAGGCGACAGAGTTCGGTCCCAGGGGGTTCCTCCCCATTGATCCGCAGCCTCGCGCCGAAATGCTCCGGCGTTTCGCCCTGACCGCAATCGGCGGCTTCTTCCCCTCAGTCCTGCACCAGGAAGGCCAGGACCCATTGCCGGCGATCGAGGATGAACTTGACGCCTTTGAAGCCGCCGGCGCCACGGTCCTGGTCATCTCCGCGGACAGCGGCGCGGTGTCCTATGACGAGAAGCAGGAACTGACCGACGCGCAGTGGAAAGTCTTTGGCGCCAATCTGGAGGAAGCCATCAAGCGCGCCGCCGACCGCGGCATCCGCGCCGTGCTGCATCCGCACGTGGGCACCATGATCGAGTCCGCCGCGGCCGTCCGGCGTCTGCTCAATGACACCGGGGCGGACATCTGCCTGGATACCGGCCACCTGCTGATCGGCGGGACGGACCCGCTGGAGCTTGTCCGCGAATTCGCCTCCCGGGTGGGCCATGCCCATCTCAAGGACGTCAACGCGGACCTTGCCCGGCAGGTTGGCCGCGGTGAGCGTGGCTTCACCGACGGCGTCAAGGCGGGCATGTTTGTACCGCTGGGCCAGGGAGACTGCCGCATCGCCGAAATCGTGGCAGAGCTTCAAACCGTCAAATACGCCGGCTGGTACGTCATGGAGCAGGACACTATCCTGAGCGCCGAGCCCGAAGGCGAAGGACCTGCCGGCGACGTCCGCGCCTCCGTGGACTTCCTGCTGGGCCTTTAG
- a CDS encoding ATP-binding cassette domain-containing protein: protein MSTEPIKQETLLQNEQDPLTHTPVHLMELNGVGKRYGNIIALSDVTMAVDNGRVTCVLGDNGAGKSTLIKIIAGLHQHDEGTFKIMGQDRKLTSPREALDAGIASVYQDLAVVPLMPIWRNFFLGSELTVGKGPFERMDVKRMKTVTKKELADMGIDLRDVDQPIGQLSGGERQCVAIARAVYFGAKALILDEPTAALGVKQSGVVLRYILQARDRGLGVIFITHNPHHAYPVGDRFLILKRGKSIGYYDKKDIKLDELTGLMAGGAELQELAHELAELGGHSDVVQEVESEIAGSGSQRPD, encoded by the coding sequence ATGAGCACCGAGCCGATCAAGCAGGAGACCCTGCTGCAGAATGAACAAGACCCGCTGACCCACACCCCGGTCCACCTGATGGAGCTGAACGGTGTAGGCAAGCGCTACGGCAACATCATCGCCCTGAGTGATGTCACCATGGCGGTGGACAACGGGCGGGTGACCTGTGTACTTGGTGACAACGGCGCCGGTAAGTCCACGCTGATCAAGATCATTGCCGGGCTGCACCAGCACGACGAGGGCACCTTCAAGATCATGGGCCAGGACCGCAAACTCACCAGCCCCCGCGAGGCCCTTGATGCTGGCATCGCCTCGGTCTACCAGGACCTTGCCGTTGTGCCGCTGATGCCCATCTGGCGCAACTTCTTCCTGGGCTCGGAACTGACCGTTGGCAAGGGCCCGTTCGAGCGTATGGACGTCAAGCGGATGAAAACGGTCACCAAGAAGGAACTGGCGGACATGGGCATTGACCTGCGCGACGTCGACCAGCCCATCGGCCAGCTCTCCGGTGGCGAGCGGCAGTGTGTGGCCATTGCCCGCGCGGTTTACTTCGGCGCCAAGGCACTGATCCTGGACGAGCCGACGGCGGCCCTGGGCGTGAAACAGTCAGGAGTGGTCCTGCGCTACATCCTGCAGGCACGCGACCGCGGGCTCGGCGTCATCTTCATCACCCACAACCCGCACCACGCCTACCCTGTCGGGGACAGGTTCCTGATCCTTAAACGCGGAAAGAGCATCGGCTACTACGACAAAAAGGACATCAAACTCGACGAACTCACCGGACTGATGGCCGGCGGCGCCGAACTCCAGGAGCTGGCACACGAACTGGCGGAACTGGGTGGCCACTCCGACGTCGTCCAGGAAGTCGAATCCGAAATAGCCGGAAGCGGCAGCCAGCGGCCGGACTAG
- the iolB gene encoding 5-deoxy-glucuronate isomerase yields MNDWVYPLGAAADRGWDISLGTADSSLKVEGWAHTGLKVATLTAGATIELPAAAEERIVVPLSGAFTVTVNGTEHALAGRKTVFSGPTDVLYSGTDTGMSISSTDGGRVAVATAPAKRAYPTRLITAAQIPVELRGAGNCSRQVHNFGTPAALEADRFIVCEVITPAGNWSSYPPHKHDEEKDGETALEEIYYFETQVAAGFTAPAGADAIGYQRVYASDNRPIDVAAEVRTGDVVLVPYGWHGPAMAAPGYDMYYLNVMAGPGPVRDWLISDDPHHGWVRQSWDGQKLDPRLPFGN; encoded by the coding sequence ATGAATGACTGGGTTTACCCGCTGGGGGCCGCCGCCGACCGCGGTTGGGATATTTCACTCGGAACGGCAGATTCATCCCTGAAAGTGGAGGGCTGGGCCCACACCGGGCTCAAGGTCGCCACCCTAACTGCCGGGGCGACCATCGAGCTGCCTGCCGCCGCCGAAGAACGGATTGTGGTACCTCTGAGCGGCGCGTTCACCGTCACGGTAAACGGGACGGAGCACGCTCTGGCCGGGCGGAAGACAGTCTTTAGCGGCCCGACCGATGTCCTCTATTCCGGCACGGACACGGGCATGTCCATCAGCTCAACCGACGGCGGCCGGGTCGCCGTCGCCACCGCACCCGCCAAGAGGGCTTATCCCACCCGGCTGATCACCGCCGCCCAAATCCCCGTTGAGCTCCGGGGCGCGGGCAACTGCTCCCGCCAGGTCCACAATTTTGGCACGCCTGCCGCGCTGGAGGCTGACAGGTTCATCGTCTGCGAGGTCATCACTCCGGCCGGAAACTGGTCGTCCTACCCCCCGCACAAACACGATGAGGAGAAAGACGGCGAGACCGCCCTGGAGGAGATCTACTACTTCGAGACACAGGTCGCAGCCGGATTCACCGCACCCGCCGGGGCCGATGCGATCGGCTACCAGCGAGTTTATGCCTCGGACAACCGTCCCATTGATGTGGCCGCAGAGGTCCGCACCGGCGACGTTGTACTTGTCCCGTATGGCTGGCACGGGCCCGCGATGGCGGCGCCGGGCTACGACATGTACTACCTGAATGTGATGGCGGGTCCGGGACCGGTGCGCGACTGGCTGATCAGCGACGATCCGCACCACGGCTGGGTACGGCAAAGCTGGGATGGCCAGAAACTGGATCCACGGCTGCCCTTCGGGAACTGA
- the glpX gene encoding class II fructose-bisphosphatase, with product MSDASRSTRYSTLSPALAVGDDEPDRNLALELVRVTEAAAIAGGHWVGFGDKNKADGAAVDAMRSLLSTVHFNGVVVIGEGEKDEAPMLYNGEHVGDGTGPECDVAVDPIDGTRLAALGINNALAVLAVAERGTMFDPSAVFYMEKLVTGPEAADVVDLRLPVKQNLHLIAKAKGVKINQLNVMILDRDRHRGLVEEIREAGARTKFIMDGDVAGAIAAARSGTGVDALMGIGGTPEGIVTACAIKTLGGVIQGRLWPTDDDEKQKAIDAGHDLDRVLSTDDLVTGDNCYFAATGITDGDLLRGVRYAKDKVLTQSIVMRSKSGTVRFVDGEHQAHKWESYSRQS from the coding sequence ATGTCTGACGCTTCCAGATCAACCCGCTATTCAACCCTGTCCCCGGCGCTGGCCGTGGGCGACGACGAACCCGACCGGAACCTGGCGCTGGAACTCGTCCGCGTGACCGAAGCGGCCGCCATTGCCGGTGGCCACTGGGTCGGATTCGGCGACAAAAACAAGGCCGACGGCGCCGCCGTGGACGCCATGCGCTCCCTGCTGTCCACCGTCCATTTCAACGGCGTCGTCGTCATCGGTGAAGGCGAAAAGGACGAAGCCCCCATGCTGTACAACGGTGAGCACGTCGGTGATGGCACCGGCCCCGAATGTGATGTCGCCGTGGACCCGATCGACGGCACCCGCCTGGCTGCCCTCGGCATCAACAACGCCCTCGCCGTCCTCGCCGTGGCCGAGCGCGGCACCATGTTCGATCCCTCCGCCGTCTTCTACATGGAGAAGCTGGTCACCGGGCCGGAAGCCGCGGACGTCGTGGACCTGCGCCTGCCGGTCAAGCAGAACCTGCACCTCATCGCCAAGGCCAAGGGGGTTAAAATCAACCAGCTCAACGTCATGATCCTGGACCGCGACCGCCACCGCGGGCTGGTGGAGGAAATCCGCGAGGCCGGTGCCCGAACCAAGTTCATCATGGACGGCGACGTCGCCGGCGCGATCGCGGCCGCGCGTTCCGGTACCGGGGTAGACGCCCTCATGGGCATCGGCGGAACGCCGGAAGGCATCGTGACAGCCTGTGCCATCAAGACGCTCGGCGGCGTGATCCAGGGACGGCTGTGGCCTACTGACGATGACGAGAAGCAAAAGGCCATCGACGCCGGCCATGACCTGGACCGGGTCCTTTCCACCGACGACCTCGTCACCGGCGACAACTGCTACTTCGCGGCCACCGGCATCACCGACGGCGACCTCCTCCGCGGTGTCCGCTACGCCAAGGACAAGGTGCTGACCCAGTCGATCGTGATGCGGTCCAAATCAGGCACCGTCCGCTTCGTCGACGGCGAACACCAGGCCCACAAGTGGGAATCCTATTCCCGCCAGAGCTAA
- a CDS encoding ABC transporter permease, with amino-acid sequence MATLLQVPKLDERVGKRSVVQNLLGRPEVGALVGAIVLFIFFSAAAPVFLQPNSFATVLYGSSTIGIMAVAVSLLMIGGEFDLSAGVAVISSALTASLFSWYFSTNIWVGIGLALVVSLTIGFVNGWILMKTKLPSFIVTLATFLMLTGLNLALTRLIGGSVATPSIGSIDGFESARAIFANDFIIGGVDLKSPILIWIILVAIASWLLLRTKVGNWIFAAGGDENAARAVGVPVKATKIGLFMGVGFCGWVLGMHNLFAFDAVQSGEGIGNEFLYIIAAVIGGCLLTGGYGSAIGGAIGAFIFGMANKGIVYAQWNPDWFKFFLGLMLLLATIVNLIVKRRAELK; translated from the coding sequence ATGGCAACTCTGTTACAAGTCCCCAAGCTGGACGAACGTGTCGGTAAACGCAGTGTGGTCCAGAATCTGTTGGGCCGTCCGGAGGTCGGCGCCCTGGTGGGCGCCATCGTCCTCTTCATCTTTTTCTCAGCCGCGGCCCCTGTCTTTTTGCAGCCAAACTCCTTCGCCACGGTGCTTTACGGCTCCTCGACGATCGGCATCATGGCGGTTGCAGTGTCGCTGCTGATGATCGGCGGGGAATTCGATCTTTCCGCCGGGGTCGCCGTGATCAGCTCGGCCCTGACCGCGTCCCTATTCAGCTGGTATTTCTCAACGAACATCTGGGTGGGTATCGGCCTGGCCCTGGTCGTGTCGCTTACGATCGGTTTCGTCAACGGCTGGATCCTGATGAAGACGAAACTGCCCAGCTTCATCGTCACCCTGGCAACGTTCCTGATGCTGACAGGTTTGAATCTGGCGCTGACCAGGCTGATCGGCGGCAGCGTCGCCACGCCCTCGATTGGCTCCATCGACGGTTTCGAATCAGCCCGGGCCATCTTCGCCAACGACTTCATCATCGGCGGCGTCGATCTGAAAAGCCCCATCCTCATCTGGATTATCCTCGTGGCGATTGCGTCCTGGCTGCTGCTGCGCACGAAGGTAGGTAACTGGATCTTCGCCGCGGGCGGGGATGAGAACGCGGCACGCGCCGTGGGCGTTCCCGTCAAGGCCACCAAAATCGGCCTGTTCATGGGCGTCGGATTCTGCGGCTGGGTGCTGGGTATGCACAACCTCTTCGCCTTCGACGCGGTCCAGTCCGGCGAGGGCATCGGCAACGAATTCCTCTACATCATCGCAGCGGTCATCGGCGGCTGCCTGCTCACGGGCGGCTACGGCTCGGCGATCGGCGGCGCCATTGGTGCTTTCATCTTCGGCATGGCCAACAAAGGCATCGTCTACGCACAGTGGAACCCGGACTGGTTCAAGTTCTTCCTGGGCCTGATGCTGCTGCTGGCCACCATCGTGAACCTGATCGTCAAACGCCGCGCGGAACTGAAATAG
- a CDS encoding sugar porter family MFS transporter, with the protein MATAQVHGGSSRPAALPPLTDGPHRKRLGMVALVATFGGLLFGYDTGVINGALRPMTAELGLTALTEGVVTSSLLFGAAAGAVGGGRLSDTWGRRKTIILLAVLFLAGTLTCVFAPNFEAMVVGRVILGLAVGGASSVVPVYLAELAPYEIRGSIAGRNELMIVIGQLAAFVINAIIGNVWGEHPGAWRIMLAVAALPAIALFLGMLRMPESPRWLISQHRTQEALDVLSTIRSPERATAEMADVKHLTEEEEQMNISGWGALKNKWILRILLVGIGLGVAQQLTGINSIMYYGQSVLIEAGFDSDAALIANIAPGVIAVVGGAIGLSLMQRINRRTTLITGFILTTICHFLIGIASIALPVGDPARPFVILFLVVAFVGSMQTFLNIAVWVMLSEIFPLHIRGFAIGVSIFCLWIANAFLGLFFPTLVAAVGITGTFFLFGIVGILALIFIYTQVPETRGRTLEALEEDVTTGAIYIVRKK; encoded by the coding sequence ATGGCTACTGCCCAAGTGCACGGCGGATCGTCCAGACCGGCCGCGCTCCCGCCTTTGACCGACGGACCGCACCGCAAGCGTCTTGGCATGGTTGCCCTTGTTGCCACGTTCGGTGGCCTGCTGTTCGGCTACGACACCGGCGTGATCAACGGCGCGCTCAGACCGATGACCGCCGAACTCGGCCTGACCGCGCTCACGGAGGGAGTTGTCACGAGCTCCCTGCTCTTCGGAGCAGCAGCGGGCGCCGTGGGCGGCGGCCGCCTTTCCGACACCTGGGGCCGTCGAAAGACGATCATCCTCTTGGCCGTCCTGTTCCTCGCCGGCACCCTGACCTGCGTGTTCGCACCCAACTTCGAGGCCATGGTCGTCGGCCGCGTCATCCTCGGCCTCGCCGTCGGCGGCGCCTCGTCGGTGGTCCCGGTATACCTCGCCGAGCTGGCCCCCTACGAGATCCGCGGCTCGATAGCGGGCCGCAACGAGCTCATGATCGTCATCGGCCAGCTCGCGGCGTTCGTCATCAACGCCATCATCGGCAACGTCTGGGGCGAACACCCCGGGGCCTGGCGCATCATGCTCGCCGTCGCCGCACTGCCCGCCATTGCCCTGTTCCTCGGCATGCTGCGGATGCCCGAGTCCCCACGCTGGCTCATCTCCCAGCACCGCACCCAGGAAGCCCTGGATGTTCTCTCCACAATCCGTTCGCCCGAGCGTGCCACCGCGGAAATGGCCGACGTCAAGCACCTCACCGAAGAGGAAGAGCAGATGAACATCTCCGGCTGGGGAGCGCTGAAGAACAAGTGGATCCTGCGCATCCTGCTCGTCGGGATCGGCCTGGGCGTCGCGCAGCAGCTCACCGGCATCAACTCGATCATGTACTACGGCCAGTCCGTGCTCATCGAAGCGGGTTTCGACTCGGACGCCGCGCTCATCGCCAACATCGCCCCCGGCGTCATCGCCGTCGTCGGCGGCGCCATCGGGCTCTCCCTGATGCAGCGCATCAACCGCCGCACCACCCTCATTACCGGCTTTATCCTGACCACGATCTGCCACTTCCTTATCGGCATCGCCTCGATCGCCCTGCCGGTCGGCGACCCGGCACGGCCGTTCGTGATCCTCTTCCTGGTGGTTGCCTTCGTAGGCTCGATGCAGACCTTCCTCAACATCGCCGTGTGGGTGATGCTCTCGGAGATCTTCCCGCTGCACATCCGCGGCTTCGCGATCGGCGTCTCCATCTTCTGCCTGTGGATCGCCAATGCCTTCCTCGGCCTGTTCTTCCCGACCCTGGTGGCGGCGGTCGGCATCACCGGGACCTTCTTCCTCTTCGGCATCGTCGGCATCCTGGCGCTGATCTTCATCTATACCCAGGTCCCCGAAACCCGGGGCCGGACCCTCGAAGCGCTCGAGGAAGACGTCACAACCGGCGCCATCTACATCGTCCGCAAGAAATAG
- a CDS encoding GntR family transcriptional regulator, with amino-acid sequence MANQLNLSIDRSSPVPLYHQIVQGIEAAIHGGVLAPGSRLDNEIALAAQLNLSRPTMRKAMDELVRAGLLVRKRGVGTQVVSSQVSRPLELSSLFDDLSRSGSKPTTEVLSFSHIDADDATREALQLLAGSKVYHFTRLRKVGGKPLALMENWVRDDITAIDEDALRAKGLYSILRSAGVNFRLANQRIGAVIANSYQAPLLDTEAGSALVTMERTAVDDTGRAVEKGHHVYRGDSYSFEMTLVQR; translated from the coding sequence GTGGCGAATCAACTCAATCTCAGCATCGACCGCTCCTCCCCGGTCCCGCTGTATCACCAGATAGTCCAGGGCATCGAAGCCGCCATCCACGGCGGCGTGCTGGCCCCGGGAAGCAGGCTGGATAACGAGATCGCCCTGGCGGCGCAGCTCAACCTGTCACGGCCTACGATGCGCAAGGCGATGGATGAGCTGGTGAGGGCGGGGCTGCTGGTCCGCAAAAGGGGTGTCGGAACCCAGGTGGTCTCCAGCCAGGTCAGCCGCCCGCTGGAGCTTTCCAGCCTTTTTGATGACCTGAGCCGGAGCGGCAGCAAGCCCACCACCGAAGTCCTGAGCTTCTCGCACATCGACGCTGACGATGCCACCCGGGAAGCCCTGCAACTTCTGGCCGGCTCCAAGGTTTATCACTTCACGCGCCTTCGAAAAGTCGGTGGAAAACCGCTGGCGCTGATGGAGAACTGGGTCCGGGATGACATCACCGCCATCGATGAAGACGCCCTCCGGGCCAAAGGACTGTACAGCATTCTGCGCAGCGCAGGAGTGAACTTCCGCCTGGCCAACCAGCGGATCGGCGCGGTGATCGCCAATAGCTACCAGGCTCCCCTGCTGGACACCGAGGCCGGCTCCGCGTTGGTCACCATGGAACGCACCGCTGTGGACGACACGGGCCGGGCGGTGGAGAAAGGGCACCATGTGTACCGGGGGGACTCCTACAGTTTTGAAATGACATTGGTTCAGCGCTGA
- a CDS encoding substrate-binding domain-containing protein, protein MKKFSWRTAVLVSAVVPMLALSACSSQGGRAPDTGNAAGGGQVASTPKIKIAMITHAGPGDTFWDIVRKGAEEAAAKDNADLLYTSDPEGGRQAQLIQQAIDQKVDGIAVTLAKPDALRDVLKKAADAGIPVVSLNAGADVFRQVGAFTHFGSDETVAGAAVGAKLASEGVSHPLCVIHEQGNVALEARCAGVKSKVPGSEILYVTGTDMTQVSSTVTAKLQATSGADAIIGLGAPFTQTILKAVDSLNLRDKVKIASFDLNGELAQTIVDGKVQFTVDQQPWLQGYDSVDALWQVTRGGFKVGGGQLVLTGPAIVDKSNATQVLKFAKDGIR, encoded by the coding sequence GTGAAGAAGTTCTCTTGGCGTACAGCGGTGCTGGTTTCCGCTGTCGTCCCGATGTTGGCCCTGAGCGCCTGCTCCTCACAGGGCGGAAGGGCACCGGACACCGGCAATGCCGCCGGCGGCGGCCAGGTGGCCAGCACCCCGAAGATCAAAATTGCCATGATCACCCACGCCGGTCCCGGCGATACCTTCTGGGACATCGTGCGCAAAGGCGCCGAGGAGGCAGCGGCCAAGGACAACGCGGATCTGCTGTACACCTCGGACCCCGAAGGCGGACGCCAGGCCCAGCTGATCCAGCAGGCCATCGACCAGAAAGTTGACGGGATTGCCGTGACTTTGGCCAAGCCCGATGCGCTCAGGGATGTGCTGAAAAAGGCCGCCGATGCCGGCATCCCGGTCGTCAGCTTGAACGCCGGCGCTGACGTGTTCAGACAGGTGGGAGCATTTACCCACTTCGGTTCGGATGAAACCGTCGCCGGCGCGGCAGTGGGCGCCAAGTTGGCTTCAGAGGGCGTCAGTCACCCGCTCTGTGTGATCCACGAGCAGGGCAACGTGGCACTGGAGGCCCGTTGTGCAGGTGTGAAATCCAAGGTTCCCGGCAGTGAGATCCTCTACGTTACGGGGACGGACATGACGCAGGTCTCCTCAACGGTGACCGCGAAGCTGCAGGCGACCTCGGGTGCCGACGCCATCATCGGGCTGGGGGCACCCTTCACCCAGACCATCCTCAAGGCCGTGGACTCGCTGAATCTGCGGGACAAGGTCAAGATCGCCTCCTTCGACCTGAACGGCGAGCTGGCCCAGACAATCGTCGATGGCAAGGTCCAGTTCACTGTTGACCAGCAGCCGTGGCTCCAGGGCTACGATTCCGTGGATGCTCTGTGGCAGGTCACCCGCGGCGGATTCAAGGTCGGTGGCGGACAGCTGGTTCTGACCGGTCCGGCCATCGTTGACAAATCCAATGCCACACAGGTGCTCAAGTTCGCAAAGGATGGCATCCGCTAA